The following proteins come from a genomic window of Bacillota bacterium:
- a CDS encoding alanine--glyoxylate aminotransferase family protein translates to MTHRQYLMIPGPTPVPARAALAEAAPMINHRGPEFGALLGEVTGALKRVFRTTHQVLIFPAAGTGAMEAAAANLVAPGERVLVAVAGEFGARFAEIMRVMGADVRTLEFPWGAPVDPVQVNRALEADRSIRILVVTHNETSTGVTMDLPALRRAIPGDDVLFVVDAISSVGAIDVRPDEWGIDVLVGASQKGLMAPPGLALVAVSEEAWEKVGRTRCQSVYWSFVRAREFLERPSPQTPYTPAVSLLYALRESLRLLEAEGLENVFRRHAVVARAIRAGVRALGLETLAAEACASNTVTAVKVPDWLDGRKLLALLQDRYGVVLAGGQGPLAGRIFRIGHVGQVGWQDAVVVLAALEMACRDLGAELEPGLAVAAAEKVFAGEGRCPGAV, encoded by the coding sequence ATGACGCACAGGCAGTACCTGATGATTCCGGGGCCCACGCCCGTGCCCGCACGGGCGGCCCTGGCGGAAGCAGCGCCCATGATCAACCACAGGGGGCCCGAATTCGGTGCGCTGCTCGGGGAAGTGACCGGAGCGCTCAAGCGGGTCTTCAGGACGACCCACCAGGTGCTCATTTTCCCGGCCGCCGGCACGGGTGCCATGGAAGCGGCTGCCGCCAACCTGGTGGCTCCCGGGGAAAGGGTGCTGGTGGCGGTGGCCGGGGAGTTCGGGGCCCGTTTTGCCGAGATCATGCGCGTCATGGGGGCCGACGTACGAACCCTGGAGTTCCCCTGGGGCGCCCCTGTCGACCCGGTCCAGGTGAACCGGGCCCTGGAGGCCGACCGCTCCATCAGAATCCTCGTGGTAACTCACAACGAGACGTCCACCGGGGTGACCATGGACCTGCCCGCACTGCGTCGGGCCATCCCGGGGGACGACGTGCTCTTCGTGGTGGATGCGATCAGTTCGGTGGGGGCCATAGATGTGCGCCCCGACGAGTGGGGCATCGATGTGCTGGTGGGGGCATCCCAAAAGGGGCTGATGGCGCCGCCCGGGCTGGCGCTGGTGGCCGTAAGCGAGGAGGCCTGGGAGAAGGTAGGGAGAACCCGGTGTCAGAGCGTCTACTGGAGCTTCGTGCGCGCGCGTGAGTTCCTGGAGAGGCCCAGCCCCCAGACCCCGTACACACCCGCGGTTTCCCTGCTTTACGCCCTGCGGGAGTCGCTGCGGTTGCTCGAGGCGGAGGGACTGGAGAACGTCTTCCGCCGCCACGCGGTGGTGGCCCGGGCCATACGGGCGGGTGTGCGCGCACTGGGGCTGGAGACGCTGGCTGCTGAGGCGTGCGCGTCCAACACGGTCACGGCGGTGAAGGTTCCCGACTGGCTCGACGGGCGTAAGCTTCTCGCCCTGCTCCAGGATCGCTACGGGGTGGTTTTGGCCGGCGGCCAGGGGCCGTTGGCCGGGCGGATTTTCCGGATCGGGCACGTGGGACAGGTGGGGTGGCAGGATGCGGTGGTGGTCCTGGCAGCCCTGGAGATGGCGTGTCGCGACCTGGGAGCCGAGCTGGAGCCGGGGCTGGCGGTGGCGGCTGCGGAAAAGGTGTTCGCGGGCGAGGGGCGATGCCCGGGGGCCGTGTAG